The proteins below are encoded in one region of Alistipes indistinctus YIT 12060:
- a CDS encoding acetylxylan esterase produces MKKVLLCSLCLLVCALGINIPAVAQPSQKLVNVVVSPDRPDWKYKVGDEAVFTVQVLEAANPVKGITVDYEVGPEFFPTVKKEGVVLKDGKMTLKAKMTEPGFARCRVVAKKDGYTYEGLATVAFSEDQIRPTSPEPADFDAFWTDALAQARKTPLDPIVTLLPERCTPTQNVYQVSFQNERPGSRIYGILMMPKKEGKYPAVLWVPGAGVRGRQGFNLGDSIITLQIGIHGVPVDMPDGVYRDLGSAALSGYWRYSMNDRDEHYYKRVYTGCVRAVDFLCSLPEFDGKTIGVTGGSQGGALSIVTTALDPRIRFMALNHPALCDFAGYLNHRAGGWPHYFREKQPKPGEVEALSYYDVVNFAKRVKVPGWFTWGYNDVVCPPTSMYAAYNVIPAPKELHLYLDSGHWIYPEQAKASNKWLKEHCGIR; encoded by the coding sequence ATGAAAAAAGTGTTGTTGTGTTCGCTGTGTCTGTTGGTGTGTGCGTTGGGAATCAATATTCCCGCAGTTGCCCAGCCGTCGCAGAAACTGGTTAACGTGGTGGTATCGCCCGACCGCCCCGATTGGAAGTATAAAGTGGGCGATGAAGCCGTTTTTACGGTACAGGTGCTTGAAGCGGCCAATCCTGTTAAAGGGATAACGGTGGATTACGAAGTGGGGCCTGAATTTTTTCCTACTGTTAAGAAAGAAGGAGTCGTGCTCAAAGACGGCAAAATGACGCTGAAGGCGAAGATGACCGAGCCGGGATTCGCACGTTGCCGCGTGGTGGCAAAAAAAGACGGTTATACCTACGAGGGTTTGGCGACGGTGGCGTTCAGCGAAGATCAGATCCGTCCGACATCGCCCGAACCTGCCGATTTCGACGCTTTTTGGACCGATGCACTCGCTCAGGCCCGTAAAACTCCGCTCGATCCGATTGTGACATTATTGCCGGAGCGTTGCACGCCGACTCAGAATGTTTATCAGGTCAGTTTTCAGAACGAACGTCCCGGTTCGCGGATCTATGGCATCCTGATGATGCCGAAGAAAGAAGGGAAATATCCTGCCGTACTGTGGGTGCCGGGTGCCGGTGTCCGCGGACGCCAGGGTTTCAATCTCGGGGACAGCATCATTACTTTGCAGATCGGGATTCACGGCGTACCTGTGGATATGCCTGACGGAGTGTACCGCGATCTGGGCAGTGCGGCGCTGAGCGGATATTGGCGTTATAGCATGAATGACCGGGATGAACACTATTACAAGCGGGTTTATACCGGATGTGTCCGTGCGGTGGATTTTCTCTGTTCGCTGCCCGAGTTCGACGGTAAGACCATAGGTGTAACCGGAGGCAGCCAGGGAGGGGCACTGTCGATCGTAACGACTGCGCTCGATCCCCGGATTCGGTTTATGGCCCTCAACCATCCGGCATTGTGTGACTTTGCCGGTTATCTGAACCACCGCGCCGGCGGATGGCCGCACTATTTCCGTGAAAAGCAGCCTAAACCCGGAGAGGTTGAGGCGCTCTCTTACTATGACGTGGTTAATTTTGCAAAGCGCGTGAAAGTGCCGGGCTGGTTTACGTGGGGATATAACGACGTGGTATGTCCGCCGACCTCGATGTATGCCGCGTACAATGTTATTCCCGCACCGAAGGAGTTGCATCTCTACCTCGATTCCGGCCACTGGATCTATCCCGAACAGGCTAAAGCCAGTAACAAATGGCTGAAGGAACATTGCGGAATCCGGTAA
- a CDS encoding ExbD/TolR family protein — MKIERRKTGIAEVYTASLNDIMFFLLLFFLIISTMVTPMALKVLLPHSSTAEQVAVKKNIMLVVTGDRQYYIDDQKVGFGEIESRLSAILKNNTTPDGKAVEYVVLLQADKSLNVQDVIDLVDIGNKLHVKTLLFVDKT, encoded by the coding sequence ATGAAAATCGAGAGGCGCAAAACGGGTATTGCGGAGGTGTATACCGCTTCGCTCAACGACATCATGTTTTTCCTGCTGCTGTTTTTCCTGATCATCTCCACGATGGTCACGCCGATGGCATTGAAGGTGCTGCTGCCGCATTCGAGCACGGCGGAACAGGTAGCTGTCAAGAAAAACATCATGCTGGTCGTTACCGGCGACCGGCAATATTATATCGATGACCAGAAGGTCGGATTCGGAGAGATCGAATCCCGGCTTTCGGCGATTCTTAAAAACAACACGACCCCGGACGGCAAGGCCGTCGAATATGTCGTACTGTTGCAGGCCGATAAGTCCCTGAATGTTCAGGATGTGATCGATCTGGTCGATATCGGTAATAAATTGCATGTAAAAACCCTGCTTTTCGTGGATAAAACTTAA
- a CDS encoding MotA/TolQ/ExbB proton channel family protein, giving the protein MWLFSMLLQAAPAVGTDPVAAHGESYFSLMAKGGVILIPIFLLAGLAIFLIADKWHFLRKLDKSDNRALAYLLRLIYEGDTDKAVKFAGERNNPAFNVIAAGLKDDNGSMQDVEESMQVESRMQIARLEKGLNYLAITASVAPMLGFLGTIFGVIRIFYDISLSGQLDISTISNGLYEKMICSGTGLLVGIIAYSGYSLLNGRIDKVVLQMDVTVNEGLKAIRSVSRSGVFNGYSS; this is encoded by the coding sequence ATGTGGTTGTTCTCCATGTTGTTGCAAGCTGCCCCAGCGGTTGGGACCGATCCTGTCGCCGCACACGGCGAAAGCTATTTCAGCCTGATGGCCAAAGGCGGCGTGATCCTGATCCCGATTTTCTTGTTGGCGGGGCTCGCCATATTCCTCATTGCCGACAAGTGGCATTTTCTCCGGAAACTGGACAAGAGCGATAACCGGGCGCTGGCCTATCTGTTGCGCCTGATTTACGAAGGAGATACGGATAAGGCCGTGAAATTTGCCGGTGAAAGGAACAATCCCGCTTTCAACGTGATTGCGGCGGGTCTGAAAGACGATAACGGGTCGATGCAGGATGTGGAAGAATCGATGCAGGTGGAGTCCCGCATGCAGATTGCCCGGCTCGAAAAGGGGTTGAATTACCTGGCGATTACCGCGTCGGTAGCACCGATGCTGGGATTCCTCGGGACGATTTTCGGGGTGATCCGTATCTTTTACGATATTTCGCTTTCCGGCCAGTTGGACATCTCGACCATTTCGAACGGATTGTATGAGAAGATGATCTGCTCGGGGACCGGCCTGCTGGTAGGTATTATTGCCTACAGCGGCTATTCATTGCTGAACGGCAGGATCGACAAGGTCGTGTTGCAGATGGATGTGACGGTGAACGAGGGATTGAAGGCTATCCGGTCGGTCAGCCGTTCGGGGGTGTTCAACGGTTATAGCTCGTAA
- a CDS encoding AraC family transcriptional regulator has product MIRVLVLTDFSSGYGRNLLRGIVRYSQQVGGWTFYRMPLSYRMLHGDKGVVEWAKKWGADAIVAQLGDVDIKLLRDLKIPIIVQNYQDRISGVCNLTGDYIGTGRIAADFFLRKGYYNFAYYGITDTVWARERGEGFRLELEQRGYRAYQFLESSPMREAWNYDLESLGQWLLSLPKPVGLFACDDQFALQVSETCQIFSIRVPEEVSILGVDNDELLCNIASPQLSSIMLDVENGGYMAGHTLHQLIRKRIEAPYNISVGALQVVERQSTQKYVIEDPYILQTVAYIEQNYATRLSVNDLLERIPLSRRILEKRFKQNTGLTLYQFIQRYRIDHFARQLISTRRAVKDIAFSCGFDDCKNLSRVFCKFKQMTPSAYRRKYGVHRRGDTTQF; this is encoded by the coding sequence ATGATCCGGGTCCTGGTCCTTACTGATTTTTCGAGCGGCTATGGCCGTAACCTGCTTCGGGGCATTGTCCGCTATTCGCAGCAGGTCGGGGGTTGGACTTTTTACCGCATGCCGCTTTCCTACCGGATGCTGCATGGCGACAAAGGCGTGGTCGAGTGGGCGAAAAAATGGGGTGCAGACGCAATCGTCGCGCAACTCGGGGATGTGGATATCAAGTTGCTGAGGGACCTGAAGATTCCCATCATCGTGCAAAACTACCAGGACCGTATCTCCGGCGTTTGCAACCTGACGGGCGATTATATCGGGACGGGACGCATTGCCGCCGATTTCTTTCTGCGTAAGGGTTACTATAATTTTGCCTATTACGGAATTACGGATACGGTCTGGGCGCGGGAGCGCGGCGAAGGGTTCCGGCTCGAACTGGAGCAGCGCGGTTACAGGGCCTATCAGTTCCTCGAAAGTTCGCCGATGCGCGAGGCGTGGAATTATGATCTCGAGTCATTGGGACAGTGGCTGCTTTCGTTGCCGAAACCGGTGGGTTTGTTTGCCTGTGACGACCAATTTGCGCTGCAGGTCTCCGAAACCTGCCAGATTTTCAGCATCCGGGTTCCCGAAGAGGTGTCGATTCTCGGGGTCGATAACGACGAACTGCTGTGCAATATCGCTTCCCCGCAACTCTCTTCGATCATGCTCGATGTCGAAAACGGGGGCTACATGGCGGGACATACGCTCCATCAATTGATCCGCAAGCGGATCGAAGCTCCTTATAACATTTCGGTCGGAGCATTGCAGGTGGTCGAACGCCAATCCACGCAGAAGTATGTGATCGAGGATCCCTATATCTTGCAAACAGTGGCTTATATCGAACAGAATTATGCTACGCGTTTGTCTGTGAACGACCTGTTGGAGCGGATTCCGCTCTCGCGGCGCATTCTCGAAAAACGTTTCAAGCAAAATACCGGTCTGACCCTGTATCAATTCATCCAGCGTTACCGGATCGACCATTTCGCACGGCAGTTGATTTCGACGCGCCGCGCCGTGAAGGATATCGCCTTTTCCTGCGGTTTCGACGACTGCAAGAACCTTTCGCGGGTCTTCTGCAAGTTTAAGCAGATGACCCCTTCCGCCTACAGGCGAAAGTACGGTGTGCACCGCCGGGGGGATACTACGCAATTTTAA
- a CDS encoding Gfo/Idh/MocA family protein, with the protein MDRRGFLKELGLVGGSGVLLAMFPWLQSCSDEARREVAGEKARLAIVGTGSRGQYHIQNLLNTPEAEIVALCDIYPPHLAEAAALCPGAKCYSDFDELLKDTNVQGLVIAVPLSSHAPLSIAGLRAGKHVFCEKAMAYTVDECKQMYDVWKETGKVLYIGQQRLFDKKYIRAVELINSGEIGQIVALRNFWFRNNDWRRPVPSPEFERLINWRLYRDTSCGLMTELGCHHLQNGTWILRSLPDYITGSGDIVYWKDGRDVYDSVSTIYHYPNGVKMSFDSVIANKRYGMDEQVLGSKGTLELSRDRLYHEEPRPKTGIRQLIGQIEQGVFDNSVFAGTSWAPELGSNDPGEPIVSSAAVHNGASMVGASGDGSEEMIAAYCRSVITGKQAPNLVEESYYAAVLALLGLQAMEEHRIVEFPQEYVIPYL; encoded by the coding sequence ATGGACAGAAGAGGGTTTCTCAAAGAGTTGGGGCTGGTCGGCGGTAGCGGCGTGCTGCTGGCGATGTTTCCGTGGTTGCAGTCGTGCAGCGACGAAGCGCGCCGCGAGGTGGCGGGTGAAAAGGCGCGGTTGGCCATTGTCGGTACCGGTTCGCGCGGCCAATACCATATACAGAACCTGCTGAACACGCCGGAAGCCGAGATCGTCGCGCTGTGCGATATCTATCCGCCCCACCTGGCTGAAGCCGCGGCGCTCTGCCCCGGTGCCAAATGCTATTCCGATTTCGACGAACTGCTCAAAGATACGAATGTACAGGGCCTCGTGATCGCGGTGCCGTTGTCGTCGCATGCTCCGCTGTCGATTGCGGGACTGCGCGCCGGCAAGCATGTTTTCTGCGAAAAGGCGATGGCCTATACGGTCGACGAATGCAAGCAGATGTACGATGTTTGGAAGGAGACCGGTAAGGTGCTCTATATCGGCCAGCAGCGCCTGTTCGATAAAAAATATATCCGGGCCGTGGAGTTGATCAATTCGGGCGAGATCGGCCAGATCGTCGCGCTGCGTAACTTCTGGTTCCGCAATAACGACTGGCGGCGTCCGGTTCCGTCTCCTGAGTTCGAGCGGCTGATCAACTGGCGGCTCTACCGCGACACGTCGTGCGGATTGATGACCGAGTTGGGATGCCACCACTTGCAGAACGGCACGTGGATTCTGCGTTCGCTGCCCGATTACATTACCGGCAGCGGCGATATCGTCTATTGGAAGGACGGCCGCGACGTATACGACAGCGTGTCGACCATTTACCATTATCCCAACGGGGTGAAGATGAGTTTCGATTCGGTGATTGCGAACAAACGTTACGGGATGGACGAGCAGGTGCTCGGCTCGAAAGGAACGCTCGAACTCTCCCGCGACCGCCTCTATCACGAGGAGCCCCGTCCGAAAACAGGGATCCGCCAACTGATCGGTCAGATCGAGCAGGGAGTGTTCGACAATTCCGTTTTTGCGGGGACGAGTTGGGCACCCGAACTCGGCTCGAATGATCCGGGTGAACCGATCGTTTCGTCTGCGGCAGTGCATAACGGGGCGAGCATGGTCGGCGCTTCGGGGGACGGGTCGGAAGAAATGATCGCGGCCTACTGCCGTTCGGTCATTACCGGCAAGCAGGCGCCGAACCTTGTCGAAGAGTCTTATTATGCAGCCGTACTGGCCCTGCTCGGCCTGCAGGCCATGGAGGAGCACCGGATCGTCGAATTCCCCCAAGAGTATGTCATTCCTTATTTGTAG
- a CDS encoding FAD:protein FMN transferase, whose translation MLTFEYSTANRDMPVAYGSFRAMHTLCEVLIAGIARPAAEELIRRIYERAGVLESKFNRFDPQSGVSRMNRSAACGETTVDDELYGALEMCRVFNRSTCGSFDIAVQSEERPFGEAYLLQPSRHAVRFTGTGVTLDFGGFAKGYALERIKQLLVKETVGSALVNFGNSSVLALGVHPFGDHWPVGLANPFRDGEEAYGFKLRDGALSISGHTPEHPRHIIDPGSGGYVARDGFVAVQGRSPLVAEVLSTALFAAPETKWSGIMENYTDYRAVRIGCDRDGTVTVTEIT comes from the coding sequence GTGCTGACATTCGAATATAGTACGGCCAATCGCGATATGCCTGTGGCGTACGGATCGTTCCGGGCCATGCATACGCTCTGTGAAGTTTTAATCGCTGGAATCGCACGTCCTGCGGCCGAGGAGCTGATCCGAAGGATTTATGAGCGGGCCGGTGTGCTGGAGTCGAAATTTAACCGTTTCGATCCGCAGAGCGGGGTGAGCAGGATGAATCGAAGTGCTGCCTGCGGGGAAACGACTGTCGATGACGAACTTTACGGGGCTTTGGAGATGTGTCGTGTGTTCAACCGTTCTACCTGCGGCAGCTTCGATATCGCCGTGCAGTCGGAGGAACGTCCCTTCGGCGAAGCGTATCTGTTACAGCCTTCGCGTCATGCTGTGCGATTTACCGGAACAGGCGTGACGTTGGATTTCGGCGGTTTTGCGAAAGGGTATGCGTTGGAACGGATCAAACAATTGTTGGTCAAAGAGACGGTCGGATCGGCTTTGGTCAATTTTGGGAACAGTTCGGTCCTGGCCCTGGGGGTGCATCCGTTCGGAGACCATTGGCCGGTCGGGTTGGCAAATCCGTTCCGGGATGGTGAAGAGGCGTATGGCTTTAAGTTGCGGGACGGGGCGCTTTCCATATCGGGACATACGCCCGAGCATCCGCGGCACATTATTGACCCGGGAAGCGGGGGGTATGTAGCGCGGGATGGTTTCGTCGCTGTGCAGGGGCGTTCGCCGTTGGTGGCCGAGGTGCTTTCGACAGCCCTGTTCGCGGCTCCCGAAACGAAATGGAGCGGTATTATGGAGAATTACACGGATTACCGTGCCGTGCGGATCGGGTGCGATCGTGACGGTACGGTTACCGTAACGGAAATTACATGA